The genomic window gtcaagggaagtagtaaccggatttaaatgccccacgcggttgagggcattggttcgagctaggctcttctagaacgcaaagctgccggagttctaaatcacgaacgtttcgtggttgttcggTCGGTAAgagttagttattggacgttccataactaatttacacaaggaagagttggtgtccgaggcgtccttggtagctataactagcttattggaaaagaggagttcatccaatttcgaggatcggttcaaagacgaggaaaattcgtgtctaaagctgagctcattctaattaatttttcttaatatttatttcacagtttttattattctattttcaaCCTTTACTTTTGACGTTATTTTTCTGTTAATttcaggttttcaaatttttatccccccgaacgtcttgggcacgacaactgccccgacataaatctggCCAAACGAGTGACAATTTACAGTAAACCAGTCtttgagggatcgaccctactccctatactgcataatttgcaaattaaggcgtaggtttatattggtggattcgactCCCATCATTTTTGGTAAGAgagagactaatttgctcattttcaaaattgataaggatcaaaggggtatttacaccaatctgttattcaaatgatttgaattatttgaattgtaaaattcaaatcAACTCAACTCGTactcgaaactcgaattacttattcgagttgacttgaataatttaattcgattaactcgaaattctatttctttttttgagGTTTTGAAATTCAATCAAGTTTCGCTCACCCTATATGCAACAAGAGTAGACAGTGGCTAACCAGTCAACATTTTCCTAACCTAACTTTAATGAACTGTTATATAAGGTTAGAAATTAGCTTAAGAAACAATACTTTCTGTAAtaccccaaaatttttttatagtaagatattatctttgatataataaaataaggaaataaagcgacaaaaaggggaaattttggagttatgtcaacattgggaagtatattatgacatattagttcaagaaaggattaaatcgcaaaagtgagaaaagttttgttgtccaagagtaaatactcaaaatttgaggggttaaaatgtaaatatgaaaaagttgaaggaccaatggtttaaatattttaagggtggaatgatctagaaactaaggaaaatggatggattaggaccaaattgaaaaaggtgaagaattttgagggactaaatcacaattttaccaaattaagtgatgactcaaggatggaattttaaaagatcatgaagggcaaaatggtcaattagaagagagagaaatataGAAGATAATGatatgttggagatattttagattaattaaataaataaatattagtttattaatattttaatttaatttttaaatgatattttattattttattattattttatttagtgtatatatataagaaaagaaagatgaagaatcattcAACCCACCATTTTTCCCATGCAGCAACgtgagaaaagagagaaagaaagaaagttttgttttctttacaatttggtccttccaccaaaaatttaccattttcatctagaaatcaaaagaatttccatatccatcaagagagaaagataacaagaagactatggggagctataatatcaagttggattcaagaaatagaagccagaggagagagaaaatcaagttaaagattgaaatcaatatgacaaggtaagaacatcaagattttaatatttttttaaagtttgatattattgaaaaagtatggaaatgatgttaatgtAAAGTTTTTGcatatatggtcttatgttcttgatattttagtgaagaaaaattaagagaaagtgatgagaaatagtgtagagaaagaaactaagggtgttataaacatgataataaatatcttgcactaaaacagttttggacaacaacagtgggctaaattttaaaaatcaccataaattatgaaaataaaattagagtatgaaaaaaatatggaattaaatattattaagtctagtttctcatagaagaaacggtgtaagtaatggaattgtaaatcatgagatataataaattttgtgagacaatgtcagaatgaatttggattcccatgttctgactttgcaaaatcataaaaaattgaataaaaataattagaggcttaaatttatatgtttaaaatactgaatgagtatattttcaatagaaacaaacgggaacatcattcaaattctgtacaaagagataattaatttttagtaaatagGGGTTGGAACtttcaaatagtgaaacaggggaaactttaatgaataaaccgtacttattggataaaccaaaaattttaaaaattttatgataagaatatatgtgagtctagcttcagATAAAATTTGCAGATCTCAATtcagagttctgtagcttaagatataattaatttagtgactatgactcaagtgaacagcttgttatgagtaaacaagtaaatagtggtattatgtatatatcaaggatgtggaatggagtggaggaggaaaaaatatatatgtgaatattcagctaatatgattttattttaaaatagctaatttacatgttttagttttagggactaaattgaataaaagtaaaattttaagggtaattttgtaaaaatatcaaaaatgaccaaattgcatgaaatgaattgttttgttatttaaattaataaatggaatgaaatattaatttagatcaagattgggtggaaattcgaggaaaatggaaaattaccaaaatgtccctaaattttggtatttctacaatttatcccggtaagttcgtgtaacttgaattatattcttaaattcttgaaatgtatgttattgatgtgaatatgatttgaatgttcattgtatgaaaattgatgaaacattgatatatttgataaaaaggggaagaaattcgggttgaatggaaggaaaattcgatggatatctgaaaaggaattgacggtaaaaaggatctagcccagacaggtgatcctatcctgatatagccctcccgaagaatatgtggaaaatggatttagcccggacgggtaatccgaattagggtatgaatttagcctggactggtaattcagatccaagctcattagagtaattgtcattgcaggggatttagcctggactggtaatcccgacaatactctatgagtttatattacaggggatttagcctggactagtaatcccgctgtaaggatgaggttcgcgggagtgtgctctctgaaatggaaatgtgcgcacatgaatatgaattgacagacccggatttgtacactaaaagtgtacctctgaaaatccatcgaaatttctgagaaattcaacgagataaatatggaaaacaataagggtaatagaaaacatggaattgaatttttattggaaatatattatcgGATTTAATACCCAGTTTGGATTGAACGctggattgagtacaatcgttctgtgccaaaggatgaattgacgacaaattacccaagtaaactgaggttcagcatttgttgcggactttcATGTGTACTAtctgtttagctcttatgagcttaagttcagccttcgggcttctgaaaacgatgtactcatatccgtaagttgTTCTTCGAAAGGTAAAATATTGGGAGTTGTCTTGAAtggtaatataattatttatatgatgcattgaattggtaagtatttaagtgaaaatatgctaCTGCTCATGAAAAAGTATTAAAGTTTAAATTAAGCaattttcttatgaaatgacttatcatgtgatcaGATCGGGAAAGGCTTTGGGTAAATGGACTAACTtgtgaccatggttgaatgatatgtttatgacttgtgtgACATGCATATGGAACAAgcgtggaaagtaaagaaatgcaaacgaaaataaagaaattatcaaGAGTTAAGGTTATATAAAATCCTACTAAGCTTGGGATAATAAGTTTAAGTGAtactgtggatttattcaccttgtaagttgatgaatatagcttcatgggtattgtggtatcaatattgggttatcattgatatgtataaatttcatattttaaaagaactaatatgattaaagactacacgagcttactaagcattcattgcttacgtatttattttttttatttaccctacagtttattggaagctcgattgggttggaaactTGATTAGGTTGGAAActtgtcggagatatatcacactatccattgattttatcggtaattttggatgattggattctagttataatggcatgtataagttaatttaGCCAACGTTggctcattaatattttgattttggttggtttcaaatatgaatgctagatgaaatgaaatgtctgaaaattaatttgtaaattttgataatgctccgtaaccctgttccggcgacgtattcgggttaggggtgttacactttcctTTATTGTCTCAGCATCAAATGGTATAGTAGTAACCCCTTGAAGGTAATTACAACAATTTTATGGTCATACTCAAGTGGCACCCCATTTAAGGTTGTAATATGCTCACGCTCTTAAATCAACTCTCCACACCTTGCCAAGCTATCACAAATAGActtgatatttaaaagaaattcacACATAGTCAACTCTCCTTCCTTCTATGCATGGAATTGTTTTCCGAAAGTCATCAACTTAAAAGTAGTCTTGTTGTTGTAAAGCCTCACTAAAGTTTCCCAAATCGTACAAGCACATGCCCAAATAGATAAGACAAAACACCTGCACTCACAATAAACAGTTGTGAAGGAGTGAGCTGTGTTGTTGTTCAAATTCTTCTGAAGCAAGGTTAATAGTTTGCTTTCCTTCTACATCAATCACAAATCTGGAATGAGGAACTATTGAACCATTAACAAATTTCTACAACCTATTTCTTTAAGGTCAACAAAATTTGTTGTTGCCATAACGAGAAATTAGAATTAACATCAAATTGATTTTCTTGGTGGTAAACTTAGTACTTGAAGATTGGACATTTGCAGCAGTATCTAAACTATCTGGTTCACTTTTCTCGGTCAGTATCACAATAGCTACAATAATAATACACACAATCCAACATCACAAAATATTGTAGCAGCAATTAAGGAAGCCAAAGAATCATGAAACAACAATCGAACCAGATGATCAATAATCTTAACTTGTTTTGATTAGCACTAACCATCAATTAACTACAACTCAGTTAATATACTAACAGTTAGGGTGACGTGTATAATCAACTAACCAACTTTGATTGGTTTACTTTCTCTGATGATGAGTAGCTTAAGACTTAAGTTCttatgttcttttttcttttaatcgtAAAAGCTTTACATATCAATGTTTGCTTTTGTGTCTGTTACTGCACTTTCTTATAAATTTGCAATTACAAATAGTAAGAACACCAAAATGAAACTGTAGAGAATTTCTTTGAGGTTGTAGTTAGAAACAGAGTTGAAGTGttatgatgagttgatttaatgtGAAAGAATGTAGGGTAAGAATTAAcatcatttttatataatttaaactcTTAACATTAAGAAAGAACTCTAGTTTTCGGTTTGCTCTCCACCTTTGTTATCTTTTTACAGAAGTTGCACCAGCAAGAGGAGATTAGAAGACTGTCTGTGACACGGTATTCAACAGTTAATTAATGATGGCAAACACCTAACTGATAACATTTCTCTAGGACTCATTAACCCTGCACAATACACTTATTAGTAAAAGACTCTTCAAGATGCTGTACGGTGGGTAGTTTCTCAGAGCAACCAGCTGATGTTAACATCTGATGCTCCGCCATGGAATCCGCCGCTGGAAACATAGGGAGCTCCACCAGCTTTTCTGCCCTCCTACTCCCCCTCTCCTCGATGGCTcttaaaaatacttgaagagcATCTCTCATCCAATCATACCGGCAAAATTTATACGCTTCTTCTGGGGAGAGCTGTAAAGCACATGAAACAGTTTCAGTCGAAGTCATCAAATTGGTAGAAGCAAAATTAAGCTCAAGTGGTGAAAAATCGAAAGGACACAAATTCGtggttaaaaaaaatgttaaacctTAGGTTTTTTATTACTGACCCATTGCCTCTTGTAACTTGTCTGTTCTGCCCAAGAGTCAAGTTCTTCAGTCACCTCCAAGGCAAACATATAACCTCTACAACCACCTTCCCTGTTGCAGCAGTTTTGTCTACTCTTGCTTCTAAACTCCCAGACTCCCAGTGGATCCTCCTGGATAACGTAAAAATGACACCATTGTTATATATGAAAACGCAGCTTTATGTAAGAAATGCCGGTCCATGTAGCAATGATTTTGTGCAGTGAAGTACGATGAGTAATACAGACATGTAAGCGACGGAATTTAAACCTCATCCAAATTTCTGCTTCATCAAATGAGGACGTGTTTAAAAGATTAAAGGATCAAAGCAACCCAATGTTCGCTTAGAAATATGGAAAGCAGGAACTACAGCTGGTGAGACATGTTTATTTGAAAAGGGGAGTTTCCATAAAGATACGTATTAGCATGAGTGGCGCATACACATGCAACAGCCCATTCTCATCGAACTTGCAAAAGATGAAAAACACCTGCAGCTTCAGCATAACAATTTTAACAGCAACAATCCACCACCGTGTACTTGCCTCaagtcccttttttttcttttctttctttttttggcgTAACCATAATCAATGATTTCATCATGCCGTAGGGCATATAAACCTGTTAAGTAAAACCTTCGTATATATAAATGTTTCCATCCATTCATAAGTACATCGTGATTTTCATCAATTGCCAATATTGATCCACTATAATTGAAACGAGTCAAATGCTTTTGAAGAACTCATCTCAAAATAATGTATCAACCAAAACCGAGACCAGCTAGCACTGCTCAAAGATATTTAGCATCATGAATCAAGGAAACAGATAAGGTACTGAGCACACTCGAACAAATTAAATTCCTTTTTTGTGGCCCGAGTATTTCCTCATTTCATACTAGGTATGTAAGCCAATAGCTAATGACAATTTAGAAAAGACTGTTTATGACTGTCAACAACATGAACTATGCAGGTTAATTTAATAACACTGATAATTAAAAGGAGAGTAAGTCAGATAACTCTGGTATCCAGAATCTGTAAGAAGAGATAGTGATGCCTATGCCAAGAAGGGATATCGAAACCTACATCAAGTATTCCTTTCACTCCGGCTTCCTCCAGGGCCTCCCGACATGCTGCTTCATGAACCGTCTCATCATTTTCCCATCCACCCTAACAATGACACTAGGTTGTTATCACAATTTCATACAGTATACAGTTTACGTATAAATACATCAGACTAAACAGTTTGGCATATAATGAGGAAATGGAGTGGGAAGATAAGTATCTACCTTAGGGAACACAAGATCATCACGGTTTGGTGTGGAAATCATAAGAACATTTATCCTGCTCGTCACACTGCTGTTACTATCCTCGACATCCTTCTGCAGTCTGTATGGAATGCACCTAAGTTTTTGCACCATAAACACCAAATATGAGTTAAGAAGGCCGCACAGAAACAAAACAGTTTTGCAGTCATTTACATTTTACTCCACTTGTAAAGATTCCGGTAAGTTGATCTCATCATGATACTTTGCACTACCACTAACTTATTAATTAATAACTAAGCGTGCTTGTGTTCCGTTAGGTAAAAAGCAAAAGTGAAATGGAATACTAGCAGCTCACTTGAAAAAGAAATTATCAAGTGATCAACGCCTCTAATTTATGCCAAGAAAACTATCTTCTAAGTGTCCATTCGTCATATGCTATAAGCACATAATAGATGTAGAGTAACATAGCAGAAAGAGGCAGAGAAGTTAACAAAGTAATTTCAGCATTTAAATAGATTCATGTGCTTGTTAACCCTATAAATCTTAAGTTTTGTCACCCATACTACTCcctcaaaaacaaaaattatgcCTTAATTTTATCGTTTTTGTTTAAAAACATGACCACTTCTAGATGTacccttcttttcttttctttttttagtattttaactTTTCCGTCCTTAGAGAAAAAATGGATGTGGCGCAATTAAATATGATGACAATAACAGGGGAACATAGAGAGTCAAGGCAATGGCCCATCTCTGTTTTATTGTTTATCAGTCTATTGTCATAAAAAGTAAAATCACTATCAACAATTTGGCACTTCTTGTCGTTATTTTACTCTCTTCTGTTTCGAATAGAGCAGCAGTAAGTAAGGCAGTAAGATAAGGATGGATGCTAACCACTCATTTTTTAACACCTCTAACGAAGAAAATAGGCACCCTATTCATCTAAAACGATGTGCGCTACATTAAATATCACGACCACCAAAAAGATATCCACAATCACATTATTTGAGCGTTAGCAGAACTGACATAAGAATTTTCATGAGGCAGCAACAAGGAAGAAGGTCAAAATTAGAAAGCAGTGAATCAACTTGAGATATACCCAGCAACAAGTCTGAGATGATCCTGGTACCGTTGTCTGTGTCTCCCCTTTCGTGCTGGTAAAAACGACATGATCTACTATCTGCAACACCCCAAAAACGTTAAGAAGAAAGATAACTAAGTTAAACAAACGAGTAGAAAATGCATGAGAAAAGTGATTTACATGGATTGGTGCTAGGGTGATGAAGAGCTGCATTCAGTAAGAGAAAAGCAGAAAAATCCTGACCCTTTTAAGTGAAAGCAACAAGGTTGGTTTTGGGTTGCAGAAGAAAGCAGTGAGAAAGCATATAAAGAAGGAGCGAAATAGTTGTCATGCTCCGAGACTTTAATAGGAAAGATGAGGAAGCAAGCAAGTCAATATCGGCAACAATGGTGTTTTTATAAATCAAcaggaaagagagagagagagagagagagctgtGACCAAATCAACAACGTAACAACCGGCCTCAAAAGTAACCCAGCgtagtaatattaaaaatacttgGTACTGCGGCTGTATTCAAAACTGTGACTTTTCCGGGATGAATAGGATAGAACCATGAAGCTTCTTCATGAACTTCACCTTTCGCCAAAAGAACAAACAaaaagataaaggaaagaaaaagttGTTGGTTTGAGATTTTTCTGCAATGTTTTCCAACTTGCTTCTTCTTTCGTACTCTTGGTTTATATAATAATGGTGAGCTGATAGGGCCATTTCGGCCGTGTATTTTAGAACGAACACGTCATCCAAGGTCCCGTCTGACTCATCCCAGGACCTAAGCAATCCTCATATGCACTGCTTGGTTTGTGATATTGTATTATTAAAAGCTGATCTGATAAATGTGAAACTTCAGTATACTTACATCAAATTGATTGGAGAATAATAGGCAAATGAAGAAAGGCCAAAGGAAACAACGAAAAGCTTGCCATCAACAAGCGTCTTCAAAACTTGTCCTTTTATAATATCACCAAAAACAGTAGTTAGCCATTTTTtgtcttataatttatatatgcaTTTAGACTTTTGAATTAAATATTTGCTTAAAAGTAACAAAGTTTTAACAACTGTTCTAGTCTAATCAGAAGAAAGGATgcgatgaaattgtgattttctATCCCTTTCCAATAGAAGACCCTCATATTCAGCATTTTTAGTTATGATTTATCATTCTCTTATAGTCTTATTGGGAAGGGATAGTGATGATGTAAAATCACAGTTTTATACAATCTCTTCTCGTCTAATTATATTTAGTTTCTTAATTCTTTCGTCTACTCGTCCGTTGATAATGTATTTTAaggatttaaatttataaattatattagtaaaaattaaaattaataacgttaagaaaaaataaatttagaactTCTTTTACTTCTTCATTGTACTTATGTTCTTTTAgcaaattattatttcaattttttttaatacaatataagGGGTAAGAGATGAGATAACACGGTTCAAATTTGTGACAAACAACTATTTGACAAGAGTTTTAGTCACCACTCTATTTAAGTTAAGACTACtctgaattttgaaattctaACACGTGACAATAATGGTGTTGttatgaaagttttaaatttttttaaaaatctaaaatataaaataattaaaaattctcaaaaatatatatgtagaaatgcaaaagaattataaaattaaaaaaaaaattaaatccaaaacTACTTTTACCAGATTTCTCATCAGCTTTACCAATTTTCTccttaaaattcttttattcGTTTCAATGTTTACAATAAACTAGTTCCCTACCcatttgtaattttatatatgatattttttttttgaaacaaagttatatatgataattatttgatatatgaacGGTACAAAATTTTAACTCCACAAACGGATTGagattttattttgtatatttaaaaaattaaaaataaaataaataagacatatgataaaatttcaaacCCCCAACAGATCATAAAAATCTTCACTGCCTATTTATCTAATAATTACCCCATATATGTTAATaaatcttataaaaattataataaataaatgtaaaatttattaaacgTGATAAATGGGTTGATtatactttataaaatatgaGTTTTTGGCACACTCTATGATAGAAAAGACATAAAATATAGttttttaatgaatgtgaataaaatgattataggttaaaaataaagaaaattaattcATTGATATTTATAAGAAATTTGACCATCGAAAATGTTTTGACACACTCTCTAAAGTTTTttattgaaaacaaaataaacgaaataGTTTGCGATTGGcatgatttattcatttagaaGACTAactatatttatttttgtgtgcGCGCGAGGTTAATTGTgtgtatttattaaattttttatacaaaaattttaacattagGAACCTCATATGATGGCTTAATGGTTAAAGGTGTTCATCACACCAGATGTGGTCTGGGTTCGAGCCGTACTAGTCGTGTTTGTTGTTTGGGCTTTGCTCTGTtattataattcaccaaaaagAAAATCAACAATATTAGGTAACAAAAGAATAATTTAGATATCACTTATTGTGTCCAAAAACAAGTTTATATACCAACTAGGGATATGAATTTCTAGGTTAAGCTTTTTTTAATTGACTAATTGaggtataaatttgaaaaaaaataatttagatatCAATTTATGGGTTAAGCATATTATAAGTTTAAAGTCTTAGAATAATACaaagtattttaattattattggatAGTTACATGTTTTACcataatacatatttatataattataataattaaatatcaaaatgaattCCAATAAAACAATGTTGAAATAATAAGATTATCTAtatgatttataaaatattatgtgtTAAAAAAAGTACTTATACTATTcaattaacatataaatataatatttatatttaaaaataattaattttatatgtaatttaaaaaaaagcatGGTaatatttaataacattaaagaaacatttaaaataaaatttaaagtaaataattaaaataccctttttacaataattaaaa from Gossypium hirsutum isolate 1008001.06 chromosome D12, Gossypium_hirsutum_v2.1, whole genome shotgun sequence includes these protein-coding regions:
- the LOC107946186 gene encoding nudix hydrolase 13, mitochondrial isoform X2, coding for MSFLPARKGRHRQRYQDHLRLVAGCIPYRLQKDVEDSNSSVTSRINVLMISTPNRDDLVFPKGGWENDETVHEAACREALEEAGVKGILDEDPLGVWEFRSKSRQNCCNREGGCRGYMFALEVTEELDSWAEQTSYKRQWLSPEEAYKFCRYDWMRDALQVFLRAIEERGSRRAEKLVELPMFPAADSMAEHQMLTSAGCSEKLPTVQHLEESFTNKCIVQG
- the LOC107946186 gene encoding nudix hydrolase 13, mitochondrial isoform X1 translates to MSFLPARKGRHRQRYQDHLRLVAGCIPYRLQKDVEDSNSSVTSRINVLMISTPNRDDLVFPKGGWENDETVHEAACREALEEAGVKGILDEDPLGVWEFRSKSRQNCCNREGGCRGYMFALEVTEELDSWAEQTSYKRQWVSNKKPKLSPEEAYKFCRYDWMRDALQVFLRAIEERGSRRAEKLVELPMFPAADSMAEHQMLTSAGCSEKLPTVQHLEESFTNKCIVQG